One window from the genome of Pelodictyon luteolum DSM 273 encodes:
- a CDS encoding PTS sugar transporter subunit IIA, which yields MKIESLLSEKYIALNLVLETKEQVIEKMLSIVLEHPGVRDIDRLRADVLKREQEMSTGIGKKIALPHAKTGAVTHPVLAIATLKEDINFDAIDGEPVEIIFLLATPEDMLAEHLKLLGRITRLAGRADVREKICRAESSTEVLEMFREEEKDLPQI from the coding sequence ATGAAGATTGAAAGCCTTCTCTCCGAAAAGTACATTGCCCTGAACCTCGTACTCGAGACCAAGGAACAGGTGATAGAAAAAATGCTTTCGATCGTTTTGGAGCATCCGGGGGTGCGGGATATCGACAGGCTTCGGGCTGATGTCTTGAAGCGGGAACAGGAGATGTCGACCGGCATCGGAAAGAAGATCGCCCTTCCCCATGCCAAGACCGGAGCGGTTACCCACCCCGTGCTTGCCATCGCGACCCTCAAAGAGGATATCAATTTCGACGCCATCGATGGCGAGCCGGTGGAGATCATATTCCTTCTGGCCACTCCCGAGGACATGCTTGCCGAACACCTGAAGCTGCTCGGGCGCATCACGCGGCTTGCCGGGCGGGCGGACGTCAGGGAGAAGATTTGCCGGGCAGAGTCTTCGACTGAAGTCCTCGAGATGTTCAGGGAAGAGGAGAAGGATCTGCCGCAGATCTGA
- a CDS encoding phosphatidate cytidylyltransferase: MGKLLSINLLQRVLVAVVGIPLLLLVIRAGGDFFFAFFLLLALLATYEFHRLASHRAHPPALWLMLLSTVLLQGDFYYGLVEPWVAFLLAVMLLFLLELFMTAGSPLLNLGSALAGLLYVNLSFGALLRLRMEPMNGTGEAMVLLMFISIWATDISAYFGGSLAGGKLIRRKLFPRHSPHKTWEGFFFGVAGSVAAAFAFSSFVPSLTRETALLAGALIGLFSPAGDLIESMFKRDAGVKDSSALIPGHGGVLDRFDTVMFVAPFVYLLTR; encoded by the coding sequence ATGGGTAAACTTCTGAGCATCAATCTTCTGCAGCGCGTGCTGGTGGCTGTGGTGGGCATTCCGCTCCTGCTTCTGGTCATCAGGGCGGGCGGCGACTTCTTTTTTGCATTCTTCCTGCTGCTTGCGCTGCTTGCCACCTACGAGTTCCACCGCCTTGCTTCGCACCGGGCCCATCCCCCTGCGCTCTGGCTCATGCTGCTCTCCACCGTTCTGCTGCAGGGGGATTTCTATTACGGCCTTGTGGAGCCGTGGGTGGCGTTTCTTCTGGCGGTGATGCTGCTGTTCCTGCTTGAGCTCTTTATGACGGCGGGCTCTCCGCTCCTGAACCTCGGTTCGGCTCTTGCCGGCCTGCTCTATGTCAACCTCTCGTTCGGTGCCCTTCTGCGCCTTCGTATGGAACCGATGAACGGTACGGGGGAGGCCATGGTGCTGTTGATGTTCATCTCTATCTGGGCGACGGACATTTCCGCCTATTTCGGTGGGAGTCTTGCCGGAGGGAAACTGATCCGGCGGAAACTGTTCCCCCGCCACAGCCCGCACAAGACCTGGGAGGGGTTCTTTTTCGGGGTGGCAGGGAGTGTTGCAGCAGCGTTCGCTTTTTCCTCTTTCGTTCCTTCCCTCACCCGTGAGACCGCACTGCTTGCCGGTGCCCTCATCGGCCTGTTCAGTCCTGCCGGTGACCTCATAGAGTCCATGTTCAAGCGCGATGCCGGAGTGAAGGATTCTTCCGCGCTGATCCCCGGCCATGGGGGGGTCTTGGACCGGTTCGACACGGTGATGTTCGTTGCACCGTTCGTTTACCTCTTGACACGGTAA
- a CDS encoding ATP-binding protein, with amino-acid sequence MEEHFRDTIRQKIVDSQARAYPSFTRRDTRIPAVAGKAVAVIGMRRAGKTTLLWQLMQESEESGTGREEMLYFSFEDERLVGMRATDLQLVVEEYYRLHPRLRDNRKVLFCFDEIQVVEGWDAFARRILDSESCRVFLSGSSAKMLSREVGTSMRGRALEATLYPFSFREYLRHRSLEPREEPARWTKRDRSAIRHELEEYLVYGGFPESLGVRGRDRMELLKSYVDVTLLRDVIERHEVSNPTALRRMVRHLLANPAGSFSVNRFHNDLKSQGITAGRESVYDYLGFLEDAFLLRTVPISTTSERRRMVNPRKAYPIDMGLIGPYDRSGKANTGHALETCVYLELCRRGYEVAYVRTGEGYEVDFHATDPEGNEMLIQVCAAAADSKTLAREVRALGKAAEEHPRAELLLITMEPPAGKGLSGKVKTVQAEEWLLEELPWR; translated from the coding sequence ATGGAAGAACATTTTCGCGATACCATACGACAGAAGATCGTCGATTCGCAGGCCAGGGCCTATCCCTCCTTCACCCGGAGGGACACCCGCATACCGGCCGTTGCGGGAAAAGCCGTAGCGGTCATCGGCATGCGCAGGGCGGGCAAGACCACCCTGCTCTGGCAGCTCATGCAGGAGAGCGAGGAGAGCGGGACCGGCCGCGAGGAGATGCTCTACTTCAGCTTCGAAGACGAGCGCCTTGTGGGGATGCGGGCCACGGACCTCCAGCTGGTCGTCGAGGAGTACTACCGGCTGCACCCCCGGCTCAGGGACAACAGGAAGGTCCTCTTCTGTTTCGACGAAATCCAGGTGGTGGAGGGCTGGGACGCGTTCGCGAGGCGCATCCTCGACAGCGAATCCTGCAGGGTCTTCCTCTCCGGCTCCTCGGCGAAGATGCTCTCGCGGGAGGTCGGCACCAGCATGCGCGGCAGGGCGCTGGAAGCCACACTCTATCCGTTCAGCTTCAGGGAGTACCTGCGCCACCGGAGCCTCGAACCCCGGGAGGAGCCCGCACGGTGGACCAAGAGGGATCGCTCCGCCATCCGCCACGAGCTCGAAGAGTACCTCGTCTACGGAGGGTTCCCCGAAAGCCTGGGGGTGAGGGGGCGCGACCGGATGGAGCTCCTGAAGAGCTACGTCGACGTCACGCTGCTGCGCGACGTCATCGAACGGCACGAGGTCTCCAACCCCACGGCGCTGCGCCGGATGGTCCGCCACCTGCTCGCCAACCCTGCGGGCTCCTTCAGCGTCAACCGCTTCCACAACGATCTGAAGTCGCAGGGCATCACCGCCGGAAGGGAGAGCGTCTACGACTATCTCGGCTTTCTCGAGGACGCGTTCCTGCTCCGCACCGTCCCGATAAGCACCACCTCCGAACGCCGCAGGATGGTCAACCCGAGGAAGGCCTACCCGATAGACATGGGGCTGATAGGCCCCTACGACCGGTCGGGCAAAGCCAACACCGGCCATGCCCTGGAAACGTGCGTCTATCTGGAGCTCTGCAGAAGGGGATATGAGGTCGCCTACGTCAGGACCGGCGAAGGGTACGAGGTCGATTTCCATGCGACGGACCCGGAGGGGAACGAGATGCTGATCCAGGTCTGTGCAGCAGCGGCCGACAGCAAGACTCTTGCAAGGGAGGTGCGCGCGCTCGGGAAAGCGGCAGAAGAACACCCCCGCGCCGAACTGCTGCTGATTACGATGGAGCCGCCGGCTGGAAAGGGGCTTTCAGGAAAGGTCAAAACCGTGCAGGCCGAGGAGTGGCTGCTGGAAGAGCTGCCCTGGAGATGA
- a CDS encoding CPBP family intramembrane glutamic endopeptidase, with protein MMDPVAVRRPSFLFTTLFLLATMVLYPVAGALLFSLAGGSGEAVLGGGGIGGLLGPLRMAQASGQLMMLALPVLLLAAWHVRAPLFSLESLRFLGVRGGFDWRLAGFAVAGVFLLQPLVFTVAGLQNLFLWPALGAAGAEVVRQQAVMEVFIAELAHAGSVGEFLVVASVLAVVPAVTEELLFRGYVQGNYTRSMRPFSAVLLTGTMFAFFHMSAANLLPLALLGWYIGYIYSRTGNLAVPVSVHFVNNMAALLLLLSAGSSPVAGSDPELLLFKVWWWVLLLLSLWLFIWVMRRFSAIASSS; from the coding sequence ATGATGGATCCAGTCGCCGTGCGCCGGCCTTCTTTTCTTTTCACCACCCTGTTTCTGCTCGCAACGATGGTTCTATACCCTGTTGCCGGTGCGCTGCTGTTCTCGCTTGCGGGGGGAAGTGGCGAGGCCGTGCTTGGAGGTGGCGGCATCGGCGGGCTGCTCGGTCCGCTTCGGATGGCACAGGCTTCGGGCCAACTCATGATGCTTGCGCTGCCGGTGCTGCTGCTTGCGGCATGGCATGTGCGCGCCCCACTCTTTTCACTGGAAAGCCTGCGGTTTCTTGGAGTCCGTGGAGGGTTTGATTGGCGGCTTGCGGGGTTTGCGGTTGCCGGGGTGTTCCTGCTTCAGCCGCTCGTGTTTACGGTGGCCGGGCTGCAGAACCTCTTTCTCTGGCCAGCGCTTGGTGCTGCCGGCGCGGAGGTGGTGCGCCAGCAGGCGGTGATGGAGGTGTTCATCGCCGAGCTTGCCCATGCCGGGTCAGTGGGGGAGTTCCTTGTGGTGGCCTCGGTACTGGCTGTGGTTCCGGCGGTGACGGAGGAACTGCTCTTCAGGGGATATGTGCAGGGGAACTATACCCGCTCAATGCGTCCGTTTTCGGCAGTGCTGCTTACCGGCACCATGTTCGCTTTCTTCCATATGAGTGCGGCCAATCTTCTTCCCCTTGCTTTGCTTGGCTGGTATATTGGCTATATTTACAGCAGAACCGGCAACCTTGCCGTGCCGGTGTCGGTTCATTTTGTGAACAACATGGCCGCGCTCCTGCTTCTTCTGTCGGCCGGCAGCTCGCCGGTGGCGGGTTCCGATCCGGAACTGCTGCTGTTCAAGGTCTGGTGGTGGGTGCTCCTGCTGCTGTCGCTGTGGTTGTTCATCTGGGTGATGCGGCGTTTTTCCGCCATTGCTTCCTCTTCGTAA
- a CDS encoding glycosyltransferase family 9 protein has protein sequence MEQSTDPKQGHVTGKRKAVARLLQAVSRFRSHRLNNHENKPIRSIAILMVGRYGDSILLTKLLRQLKAALPDTELHVITSRTGTEEFFRYSPYVSGTFCLKSGIGVWVKFLLTHRYDVLFNPKDSPSTSNLLLCTILRAKIKVSHSHPLHEGIFDRLVKIDHLDHVTEQSAGLLDALGFDRKKYAAFYPEMPCYPVGRNVREFSRSISLKGCIGINLSAGGPSRYWTLEKWEALVREFPLHQFVVFSAGNDTADKKHLEDTLPNIIPSPATANLGEVATILQQLDLLVTPDTSLVHMAACFDTPVIAFFPSDLKAMKGYGPLSTTSTIVASETYLVRDIKVGTVAEAIRSMQSSLRRITG, from the coding sequence TTGGAACAGAGTACCGACCCCAAACAAGGTCATGTGACCGGAAAGAGAAAAGCCGTTGCCCGGCTGCTCCAGGCAGTCTCCCGGTTCCGCTCACACCGGCTCAACAATCATGAAAATAAGCCGATCCGCTCCATCGCCATCCTCATGGTCGGCCGGTACGGCGACAGCATCCTTCTCACAAAACTGCTGCGCCAGCTGAAGGCAGCACTTCCGGATACCGAGCTCCATGTCATCACCTCGCGGACTGGAACGGAGGAGTTCTTCCGCTACTCACCCTATGTATCGGGGACCTTCTGCCTGAAAAGCGGGATAGGGGTCTGGGTGAAGTTCCTCCTCACCCACCGCTACGATGTTCTCTTCAACCCGAAAGACTCCCCCTCAACCAGCAACCTTCTCCTCTGCACCATCTTGAGGGCCAAGATCAAGGTCTCGCACAGCCATCCCCTGCACGAAGGCATTTTCGATCGGCTCGTCAAGATCGACCACCTGGATCATGTAACCGAGCAGAGCGCCGGCCTCCTCGATGCGCTCGGCTTCGACCGGAAGAAGTACGCCGCCTTCTATCCCGAAATGCCATGCTACCCCGTCGGCAGGAATGTCAGGGAGTTCAGCCGTTCGATTTCCCTGAAAGGGTGCATCGGCATAAACCTCAGCGCAGGAGGCCCGTCGCGCTACTGGACCCTCGAGAAGTGGGAGGCGCTCGTCAGGGAGTTCCCCCTCCATCAGTTCGTCGTGTTCTCAGCAGGGAACGACACTGCCGATAAAAAGCATCTTGAGGACACCCTTCCGAACATCATCCCCTCCCCGGCAACAGCGAATCTCGGAGAGGTCGCCACCATCCTGCAGCAGCTGGATCTGCTCGTAACCCCCGACACTTCGCTCGTGCACATGGCCGCATGCTTCGATACCCCGGTCATCGCATTCTTTCCCAGCGACCTTAAAGCCATGAAAGGCTATGGCCCACTCAGCACCACAAGCACCATCGTAGCCTCTGAAACCTACCTGGTTAGAGATATCAAGGTCGGAACCGTTGCCGAAGCCATCCGCTCGATGCAGAGCTCGCTCAGGCGGATTACGGGGTAA
- the nusA gene encoding transcription termination factor NusA, which translates to MARKQVKAEGADRKAQIASAFGEIEQSKIFLDKRVESAAVKMDIADLLKDIIQKQLRKDYDPEVEANIFINPERGDFEVYILKKIVEEVDIAPIEISLEEIRRIDESLEVGDYYEEGPIKLDDYLTRKSIQIIKQSVQKKVRDLERMVVYEECLEKVGEVIAAEVYQVRSNEVIFTYNTSKDHRVELVLPKSEMMKKDNPRRTPRMKLYVKNIERERVKVRLDDGTMEEKEKADGGMKVIVSRVDDRFLYKLFEQEVPEILDGLIVIKGIARVPGERAKVAVESTSARIDPVGATVGYRGKRIQSIVKELNNENIDVIYYSDEPQVYISRALQPAKIDPLTVHADMKTRKARVMLKPDQIKYAIGKNGNNIHLAEKLTGYEIDVYRDVIDRSMEDPTDIDIIEFREEFGDDMIYQLLDAGLDTAKKALKAGVEEIEQALLGPQRQEEVTVFGKSMRGPAKPRERRISDDEKRYWHKIADTIYRTVKEQFSDEDLEDLFKEPEPLFFDASDRGGEDAAPEVPADPEASGIADAAVDEDEAQAPLSAGETAPDEE; encoded by the coding sequence ATGGCCAGAAAGCAGGTAAAAGCTGAAGGAGCTGACAGGAAGGCACAGATCGCTAGCGCGTTCGGTGAAATCGAGCAGTCGAAGATTTTCCTCGACAAGCGCGTTGAGAGCGCTGCGGTGAAAATGGACATTGCCGACCTTCTGAAGGATATCATCCAGAAGCAGCTCCGCAAGGACTACGACCCGGAGGTCGAGGCCAACATCTTCATCAACCCTGAGAGAGGCGACTTCGAGGTCTATATCCTGAAGAAGATCGTCGAAGAGGTGGACATCGCACCGATCGAAATCAGCCTCGAGGAGATCCGCAGGATCGACGAATCGCTTGAAGTCGGTGATTACTATGAAGAGGGTCCCATCAAGCTTGACGACTACCTCACGCGCAAGTCCATCCAGATCATCAAGCAGTCGGTGCAGAAAAAGGTGCGCGACCTTGAGCGTATGGTTGTGTATGAAGAGTGCCTCGAGAAGGTCGGCGAGGTGATCGCTGCCGAGGTATACCAGGTTCGTTCGAATGAGGTGATCTTCACCTACAACACATCGAAAGACCACCGGGTCGAACTGGTGCTGCCGAAGTCTGAGATGATGAAGAAGGACAACCCCCGCCGTACCCCCCGCATGAAGCTCTATGTGAAGAACATCGAGCGCGAGCGGGTGAAGGTACGCCTCGATGACGGTACGATGGAAGAGAAGGAGAAGGCGGACGGCGGCATGAAGGTCATCGTATCGCGTGTCGACGACCGCTTTCTCTACAAACTCTTCGAACAGGAAGTCCCCGAAATCCTTGACGGCCTCATCGTCATCAAGGGCATCGCCCGCGTGCCGGGCGAGCGGGCGAAAGTCGCCGTCGAATCGACGAGCGCACGCATCGACCCTGTCGGCGCCACGGTCGGTTACCGGGGAAAACGCATCCAGAGCATCGTCAAGGAACTCAACAACGAGAACATCGACGTCATCTACTACAGCGACGAACCGCAGGTCTATATTTCACGTGCACTGCAGCCGGCAAAGATCGACCCGCTTACGGTACATGCCGACATGAAGACCCGCAAGGCCCGTGTGATGCTGAAGCCCGACCAGATCAAATACGCGATCGGCAAGAACGGCAACAACATCCATCTGGCCGAGAAACTGACCGGATATGAGATCGATGTCTACCGCGACGTGATTGACCGTTCGATGGAGGATCCTACCGACATCGACATCATCGAGTTCCGCGAGGAGTTTGGCGACGACATGATCTACCAGCTGCTCGATGCCGGCCTCGATACCGCCAAGAAAGCGCTGAAAGCCGGCGTGGAGGAGATCGAGCAGGCACTGCTCGGCCCGCAGCGACAGGAAGAAGTCACCGTGTTCGGCAAGAGCATGCGCGGTCCCGCCAAACCGAGGGAACGCCGTATCAGCGATGACGAAAAGCGCTACTGGCACAAGATTGCCGATACGATCTACCGCACCGTGAAGGAGCAGTTCTCGGACGAGGATCTGGAGGATCTGTTCAAGGAGCCCGAACCGTTGTTTTTCGATGCGTCCGACAGAGGTGGAGAAGATGCGGCCCCTGAGGTTCCTGCTGACCCTGAAGCCAGCGGGATAGCGGATGCAGCCGTGGATGAGGATGAGGCTCAGGCCCCCCTGTCCGCCGGCGAAACGGCCCCCGACGAGGAGTGA
- the hisS gene encoding histidine--tRNA ligase encodes MSQYQAVKGTRDIFPEEAAQWKHVEEVVHTLASLYGFSEVRTPVFEYTELFQRGIGATTDIVGKEMFTFLPDPGGRSLTLRPEMTAGVMRAALQRNLLSQAPVHKLYYISELFRKERPQAGRQRQFSQFGAELLGVSSPAAVAEVLTFMMQVFETLGLSGLRLRINTLGDLEDRARYREALRSYFQPYEGELDESSKERLEKNPLRILDSKNPALRDMITGAPRLFDFVKAEGVREFEAVLRFLADRGIDYDVDHLLVRGLDYYCHTAFEVQSTALGAQDAIGGGGRYDGLAKELGGGKEMPAVGFAVGMERLLIAMEKQGLFATLNPHGPLVYVVVQQSELADHGMQVAFKLRRSGISTEIDLAARSMKAQMREANRIRSGYALFVGQSELESGQYALKNLVTSEQTTLELQAIIEILREPSIREGLKA; translated from the coding sequence ATGTCGCAGTATCAGGCAGTAAAGGGAACACGGGATATCTTTCCTGAAGAGGCAGCACAGTGGAAACATGTTGAGGAGGTGGTGCATACCCTGGCCTCCCTCTACGGGTTCAGCGAGGTGCGCACGCCGGTGTTCGAGTACACTGAACTGTTCCAGCGCGGCATAGGGGCCACCACGGACATTGTCGGCAAGGAGATGTTCACGTTCCTGCCCGACCCCGGCGGGCGCTCCCTTACCCTCCGTCCCGAAATGACTGCCGGCGTGATGCGTGCCGCCCTGCAGCGGAACCTGCTCTCGCAGGCCCCTGTCCATAAACTCTACTACATCAGCGAACTGTTCCGCAAGGAGCGCCCCCAGGCGGGCCGCCAGCGGCAGTTCTCGCAGTTCGGCGCCGAACTGCTCGGCGTGTCCTCTCCTGCGGCGGTGGCCGAAGTGCTCACCTTCATGATGCAGGTGTTCGAAACGCTCGGCCTCTCAGGCCTTCGCCTCCGTATCAACACCCTCGGCGACCTTGAGGACCGTGCGCGCTACCGTGAGGCGCTGCGCTCCTATTTTCAGCCGTATGAAGGGGAGCTTGACGAGTCCTCGAAAGAGCGACTCGAGAAGAACCCTCTTCGTATCCTTGATTCAAAGAACCCCGCTCTCCGGGACATGATCACCGGCGCTCCGCGCCTGTTCGATTTCGTGAAGGCGGAAGGGGTCCGGGAGTTCGAGGCTGTATTGCGGTTCCTTGCGGACCGCGGTATCGACTACGACGTCGACCACCTCCTCGTGCGGGGGCTCGATTACTACTGCCATACGGCCTTTGAAGTGCAGAGCACGGCGCTCGGTGCACAGGATGCGATAGGTGGCGGTGGACGCTATGACGGGCTCGCAAAAGAACTCGGCGGAGGCAAGGAAATGCCGGCGGTAGGGTTTGCGGTGGGAATGGAGCGGCTGCTCATCGCCATGGAGAAGCAGGGGCTGTTCGCTACCCTTAATCCGCATGGTCCCCTCGTGTATGTGGTGGTGCAGCAGTCTGAGCTTGCCGACCATGGTATGCAGGTGGCCTTCAAGCTGCGCCGCTCCGGCATCAGCACCGAAATCGACCTTGCTGCAAGAAGCATGAAGGCGCAGATGCGCGAAGCCAACCGGATCCGCTCCGGATATGCCCTGTTCGTGGGGCAGTCGGAGTTAGAGTCGGGGCAGTACGCACTGAAGAACCTCGTCACCTCCGAGCAGACCACCCTTGAACTCCAGGCCATCATCGAAATCCTCCGCGAGCCTTCCATCCGCGAAGGCCTCAAGGCTTGA
- the rimP gene encoding ribosome maturation factor RimP, translated as MQGSIDSHIEGIVQNILEDSVGTKGEGVYLVAMTVKGSAVHRKIEVILDADSGVRIDQCSFFARRIRERLEEDEALSGTMGEDFDLVVGSPGLGEPLVLRRQYGRHVGRLLRVWYRDTEGVEHEVAGHLQAVSLTEGGGSITLKPQTAKKKGRQEETEDMTLELDAVSRAVPEAEI; from the coding sequence ATGCAGGGCTCGATTGACAGTCATATCGAAGGAATCGTCCAGAACATACTCGAGGACTCCGTCGGCACAAAGGGCGAGGGCGTCTACCTCGTCGCGATGACGGTCAAGGGCTCGGCGGTGCACCGCAAGATCGAGGTTATTCTGGACGCCGATTCCGGCGTGCGTATCGACCAGTGCTCTTTTTTTGCACGGCGCATCCGTGAACGGCTGGAGGAGGACGAGGCTCTCTCGGGAACGATGGGCGAGGATTTCGACCTTGTGGTCGGCTCTCCCGGCCTCGGTGAACCGCTCGTGCTCCGGCGTCAGTACGGCCGGCATGTGGGCAGGCTTTTGAGGGTGTGGTACCGCGACACGGAAGGCGTTGAGCATGAGGTGGCGGGGCACCTGCAGGCGGTGTCGCTCACGGAAGGTGGCGGATCGATAACCCTCAAGCCCCAGACTGCAAAGAAGAAGGGACGGCAGGAAGAGACTGAAGATATGACGCTGGAGCTCGATGCGGTAAGCCGCGCGGTTCCGGAAGCGGAAATTTGA
- a CDS encoding glutaredoxin family protein has translation MPRTVTIYGRPECCLCVEAMEVLLSVQKEVPFTIEKKDITEDPVLESRYRFSIPVIHIDGAFAFKHRVTAVDILSRLRD, from the coding sequence ATGCCCCGAACGGTAACCATCTACGGCAGGCCTGAATGCTGCCTCTGCGTTGAGGCGATGGAAGTACTGCTCTCTGTGCAGAAAGAGGTGCCGTTCACCATCGAAAAAAAAGATATAACGGAGGACCCGGTTCTGGAGTCCCGCTACCGCTTCAGCATCCCCGTCATCCATATTGACGGCGCCTTCGCCTTCAAACACCGCGTTACCGCAGTTGACATTCTTTCCCGCCTTCGGGATTAG
- a CDS encoding Fic family protein, with amino-acid sequence MENLTQSRGTVKKAVGRKAVEERLVNIYESRGPEALNRIRDEARNISAALGFEKECGMLHDLIGSIPGTKSARLSTVAGRALARGIPLDAARLELFETLAAALRTTPLMQKHTPATTETAHFNFAFLESYFSNFIEGTEFDISEARQIVLEGKIIDQRPKDSHDILGVFWQAIDPGWSLQSTAPGEAVLQQLRQRHRTLMKERPETAPGDFKDRENGAGNTTFVLPKNVQGTLIEGSKLLPSVPPGMARALLAMFIVSEVHPFIDGNGRLARLVMNAELSLMQACRVIVPTLFREEYLDCLRVLSQRGQPGPFIAAMQKIQQWSAAFDYNDLDRVIGQMQACNAFEKSTRQYQLLSPPESGPEK; translated from the coding sequence ATGGAAAACCTCACCCAGAGCCGCGGGACAGTCAAAAAAGCCGTGGGGCGCAAGGCTGTCGAAGAACGATTGGTAAATATTTATGAATCAAGGGGCCCCGAGGCTCTCAACCGCATCAGGGATGAGGCCCGCAACATCTCAGCCGCTCTGGGTTTCGAGAAGGAATGCGGTATGCTGCATGACCTCATCGGGAGCATTCCAGGAACAAAAAGTGCCCGACTTTCGACAGTAGCGGGTCGCGCTCTGGCAAGAGGGATACCTCTTGATGCCGCTCGTCTGGAACTGTTCGAAACATTGGCAGCTGCATTGCGGACAACGCCCCTCATGCAGAAACACACTCCGGCCACAACGGAAACAGCTCACTTCAATTTTGCTTTTCTGGAGTCCTATTTCAGCAACTTCATCGAAGGGACGGAATTTGATATCTCTGAGGCCCGCCAAATTGTGCTTGAAGGCAAAATCATCGACCAACGCCCGAAAGACTCGCACGATATCCTTGGAGTATTCTGGCAGGCCATCGATCCGGGATGGTCACTTCAATCGACAGCACCGGGAGAAGCCGTCCTGCAGCAATTGCGACAGCGCCACCGTACACTGATGAAAGAACGGCCGGAAACGGCACCCGGTGACTTCAAGGACCGCGAAAATGGTGCCGGGAACACCACATTCGTCTTGCCGAAGAATGTCCAGGGAACACTGATAGAGGGAAGCAAACTCCTGCCTTCGGTGCCGCCCGGCATGGCAAGGGCGCTTCTTGCAATGTTCATCGTCTCGGAAGTACATCCGTTCATCGACGGAAACGGCCGGCTGGCACGCCTGGTCATGAACGCAGAGTTGTCGCTCATGCAGGCATGCAGAGTGATTGTACCAACACTCTTCAGAGAAGAGTATCTTGACTGCCTCCGTGTCCTCTCGCAGCGGGGACAACCCGGACCGTTCATTGCCGCCATGCAGAAAATCCAGCAATGGTCCGCCGCGTTCGACTACAATGATCTGGACAGGGTGATCGGCCAGATGCAGGCATGCAATGCATTCGAAAAATCCACCAGACAGTACCAGTTGCTGAGCCCCCCCGAAAGTGGGCCTGAGAAATAA